The following proteins are encoded in a genomic region of Chaetodon auriga isolate fChaAug3 chromosome 8, fChaAug3.hap1, whole genome shotgun sequence:
- the LOC143324906 gene encoding uncharacterized protein LOC143324906 translates to MARAILGASSPLMEAIVGFALGAVAGCTLGSTEDPVDKTLSVMTAAGPLEPVMEEVRTVGALGLGSLIGATALTMVMTSVVAGVILGAAVASVFVATRSCSAYTDSVGLWASAGLAGAFGTTLSGGTLGIAIEWIVKNYSMTGLLWALSVFTVLKPPLHFVFKLLWKQGEACCSLGSIDWARERKQIEITEWQQRQRVAVQIEQRILMLERGVSIGGMEPRTTWVSERRQREEMERKKMENEEAEMEQRNIQDWINTVVVKHVDFLAFSGIPMTVVAMVTSGFGEFGYGGHQSVFIVLLTLVTLIAYLLLKSYDLKFWMLVGCMGMLATFVIAILSLHAGQVVVTTAMKMRAAGQSQSRENISALMNHQSSLEALNAAFFVAKLCELGLGATVGGTLVRGVGGEVKIIAGAALVALGLLTGVQVLSPVLGVGGGAGALLGVVGAAGVAVGAATAVAGMWSSWPGTLGTIAGLVIGAIGIGKWHIVNIGLQVPVAYVFAMTNPF, encoded by the exons ATGGCACGGGCTATACTGG gAGCCAGCAGCCCATTAATGGAGGCGATTGTGGGGTTTGCACTGGGAGCAGTGGCTGGCTGCACACTGGGATCCACAGAAGATCCAGTGGACAAGACTCTGTCAGTGATGACTGCAGCTGGTCCACTAGAaccagtgatggaggaagtaaGGACAGTGGGTGCTCTAGGGCTGGGGTCCCTTATTGGAGCCACAGCACTGACCATGGTGATGACCTCCGTTGTAGCTGGTGTCATTCTGGGAGCAGCAGtagcttcagtgtttgtggCCACAAGGAGCTGCAGTGCCTACACAGACTCTGTTGGCTTGTGGGCATCGGCAGGACTTGCTGGGGCTTTTGGGACAACTCTTAGTGGAGGCACACTCGGGATCGCTATTGAATGGATAGTGAAGAATTACAGCATGACAGGCCTTCTGTGGGCACTGAGTGTATTCACTGTGCTCAAACCACCCCTGCACTTTGTATTTAAGCTCCTCTGGAAGCAGGGAGAAGCCTGTTGCAGTCTGGGATCCATAGATTGGGCcagggagaggaaacagattGAGATTACAGagtggcagcagagacagagagtggcTGTGCAGATAGAGCAGAGGATCCTGATGCTGGAGAGGGGAGTCAGCATCGGCGGGATGGAGCCCAGGACAACATGGGTCAGTGAgcgaaggcagagagaggagatggagaggaagaagatggagaatgaagaggcagagatggagcaAAGAAACATCCAAGACTGGATCAACACTGTGGTGGTCAAACATGTGGACTTCTTAGCTTTCTCAGGGATACCAATGACAGTGGTCGCCATGGTAACATCAGGATTTGGGGAGTTTGGTTATGGAGGCCACCAGTCAGTGTTTATAGTACTTCTGACTTTGGTTACACTCATAGCCTATTTGCTTCTGAAATCTTATGACCTTAAATTCTGGATGTTGGTTGGATGCATGGGAATGCTTGCAACCTTTGTTATTGCCATTCTCAGCCTACATGCCGGGCAGGTGGTCGTAACAACTGCCATGAAGATGAGAGCGGCAGGACAGAGTCAGTCCAGAGAAAACATCAGTGCTCTTATGAACCACCAATCCTCTCTGGAAGCTTTGAACGCAGCTTTCTTTGTGGCAAAACTGTGTGAGCTGGGTTTGGGGGCTACAGTGGGGGGGACACTGGTGAGGGGAGTAGGTGGAGAGGTTAAAATCATAGCAGGGGCAGCTTTAGTGGCGCTGGGTTTGCTGACTGGGGTACAGGTTTTATCCCCAGTGTTGGGAGTGGGGGGAGGGGCTGGGGCACTTCTGGGGGTGGTGGGAGCAGCAGGGGTGGCTGTGGGTGCAGCCACAGCTGTGGCTGGAATGTGGTCCTCATGGCCAGGAACTTTGGGAACAATAGCAGGGTTGGTTATAGGAGCAATAGGGATTGGAAAATGGCATATTGTCAACATTGGACTGCAGGTGCCAGTGGCCTATGTCTTCGCTATGACCAATCCATTTTAA
- the rrp15 gene encoding RRP15-like protein, whose translation MAALMKTHVQITGDTAEFEDDNDQSDSIGGSNSERSDNDDDDDEGSDGGENDKDGDGVSDGEEVGDKDREEDEEGDDNNANAGWAEAMAKILGKKTPKSKTSILVKNKELDKMKEKERQEQLEKKKQVDKKRAWEMMCREKPDIVKDRETERALQRIATRGVVQLFNAVRNHQKTIDDKVKEVGGSERKKAKFLSCVSKKDFIDLLRKTEGGKEVTSKTENDAAAAAEEKPAWSVLRDDFMMGATMKDWDKDSDREEPDTHLVGGLEEIDSD comes from the exons ATGGCAGCgttgatgaaaacacatgtgCAGATAACTG GAGACACTGCAGAGTTTGAGGATGACAATGACCAAAGTGATTCTATTGGAGGGAGCAACAGTGAAAGGTcagataatgatgatgatgatgatgaagggagcgatggaggagaaaatgataAAGACGGCGATGGAGTCAGTGATGGGGAGGAGGTCGGGGATAAAGAtagagaagaggatgaggagggggatGACAATAATGCCAATGCTGGATGGGCAGAAGCAATGGCAAAGATCCTGGGAAAGAAAACCCCTAAGAGCAAAACCAGTATCCTGGTGAAGAACAAAGAGCTGGACAagatgaaggagaaagaaagacaggagcaactggagaaaaagaaacag GTTGACAAGAAGCGAGCATGGGAGATGATGTGCAGGGAGAAACCTGACATCGTGAAGGACCGTGAGACCGAAAGAGCTCTACAAAGAATTGCTACAAG GGGGGTGGTGCAGCTGTTCAATGCAGTGAGGAATCACCAGAAAACAATCGACGACAAGGTGAAGGAAGTTGGTGGCTCGGAGAGGAAGAAGGCCAAGtttctttcatgtgtttctaAAAAAGACTTCATTGACTTGCTAAGAAAGACGGAGGGAGGCAAAGAAGTCACGAGCAAGActgaaaatgatgct gctgctgcagcagaggagaagccCGCCTGGAGTGTCCTCAGAGATGACTTCATGATGGGAGCCACCATGAAAGACTGGGAcaaagacagtgacagagaggagccTGATACACACTTGGTAGGGGGTTTGGAGGAAATTGATTCAGACTGA